A single region of the Indicator indicator isolate 239-I01 chromosome 3, UM_Iind_1.1, whole genome shotgun sequence genome encodes:
- the FEZF1 gene encoding fez family zinc finger protein 1, whose amino-acid sequence MDNSGHHTATKVLATSPARESLSSRSNMISSPKPLAFSIERIMARTPEPRSIPVPQVLHSSVAKGDPKHPLHLNSSIPCMIPFVPVAYDPLPKAAVAGAEPRKAHSDSSSSPSFNCGDLLNCALSLKGDFPRDALPLQQYKLVRPRVVNHSSFHAMGALCYFNRGDSPCHPSSSVNIHPVASYFLSSPLHPQPKAYLAERNKLVLPAVEKYPAGVAFKDLSQAQLQHYMKESAQILSEKIAYKNSEFSRSSPSSKPKVFTCEVCGKVFNAHYNLTRHMPVHTGARPFVCKVCGKGFRQASTLCRHKIIHTQEKPHKCNQCGKAFNRSSTLNTHTRIHAGYKPFVCEFCGKGFHQKGNYKNHKLTHSGEKQFKCNICNKAFHQVYNLTFHMHTHNDKKPFTCPTCGKGFCRNFDLKKHVRKLHDSALGLPRPPAELEGPDQLPLPGPPSQGPPPPLQP is encoded by the exons ATGGACAATAGTGGCCACCATACGGCGACCAAAGTCCTAGCGACTTCTCCGGCCAGAGAAAGCCTGTCTTCCAGGAGCAACATGATCAGCTCGCCCAAGCCTCTCGCCTTCTCCATTGAGCGCATCATGGCGCGGACACCAGAGCCCCGCTCCATCCCCGTCCCGCAGGTCCTTCACAGCTCCGTGGCCAAAGGCGACCCCAAGCACCCGCTGCACCTCAACTCCTCCATCCCCTGCATGATCCCCTTTGTCCCGGTGGCTTACGACCCTCTGCCCAAAGCGGCGGTGGCCGGAGCGGAACCCAGGAAGGCTCATTCAGACTCTTCTTCCTCGCCCTCTTTTAACTGCGGCGATCTCTTGAACTGTGCCCTGAGCTTGAAAGGAGATTTCCCCCGCGATGCCCTGCCCTTACAGCAGTACAAACTGGTAAGACCCCGAGTGGTCAATCACTCCTCCTTCCACGCCATGGGAGCCCTGTGCTATTTCAACCGAGGCGACAGCCCCTGTCATCCATCCTCCAGTGTCAACATCCACCCCGTGGCTTCTTATTTCCTCAGCTCTCCCTTACACCCTCAGCCCAAGGCTTACCTGGCGGAGCGGAACAAGCTGGTGCTGCCGGCCGTGGAAAAGTACCCTGCGGGGGTGGCCTTCAAGGACTTGTCAcaggctcagctgcagcattACATGAAAGAAAGTGCCCAGATCCTCTCGGAAAAAATCGCCTACAAGAACTCGGAGTTCAGTCGCAGCTCTCCGAGCAGCAAGCCCAAAGTTTTCACGTGTGAAGTTTGTGGAAAG GTATTTAATGCACATTATAACTTAACTCGCCATATGCCGGTACACACCGGAGCCAGACCCTTTGTTTGCAAAGTTTGCGGGAAGGGCTTCAGACAGGCGAGCACGCTCTGCCGGCACAAGATCATCCACACCCAG GAAAAGCCACACAAGTGTAACCAGTGCGGCAAAGCCTTTAACCGGAGCTCGACCCTGAACACGCACACGCGAATACATGCCGGCTACAAACCTTTCGTGTGTGAATTTTGTGGCAAAGGATTTCACCAGAAAG GCAATTACAAAAACCACAAGCTGACTCACAGCGGGGAGAAACAGTTCAAGTGCAATATCTGCAACAAGGCTTTCCACCAGGTGTACAACCTGACCTTCCACATGCACACCCACAACGACAAGAAGCCCTTCACCTGCCCCACCTGTGGCAAGGGCTTCTGCAGGAACTTTGACCTCAAGAAGCACGTCCGCAAGCTGCACGACAGCGCCCTGGGACTGCCCCGGCCTCCGGCAGAGCTGGAGGGT